In the genome of Hymenobacter cellulosivorans, one region contains:
- a CDS encoding dihydroorotase, whose product MNGGVTGVVMMPNTRPALDSASSVASVLENAKHRSRIPVYTSGCVTKNREGKELAEIEGMRELGVKMLTDDGDTTSDPAVLLRAMQYATEFGMFFASHCEVPELAGPRALNEGVMSYRLGIKGSPACAEEIIIDRDIRLAHAAGAHVHIQHVSSKLGMETIRWWKSRGDVKVTAEVAPHHLLFTDEHIGDYDTNYKMNPPLRTQADCDALLQGLIEGVFDLIATDHAPHTPFEKAQDFISAPNGITGLDTALVSLHHFFVEPGKFGWDLVVKRYSAEPRRLMGLPVPTIEVGQQAECVLFDTEAETTFTREFMKSKSQNTPFIDQTLKGRVDLVILGSEILLER is encoded by the coding sequence ATTAATGGCGGCGTTACCGGTGTGGTGATGATGCCGAACACCCGCCCGGCCCTCGACTCGGCCAGCTCGGTAGCCAGTGTGCTGGAAAATGCCAAGCACCGGTCCCGCATTCCGGTGTACACCTCCGGCTGCGTCACTAAGAACCGCGAGGGCAAGGAACTGGCAGAAATTGAGGGCATGCGTGAGCTCGGGGTGAAAATGCTTACCGACGACGGCGATACCACTAGCGACCCGGCCGTGCTGCTGCGGGCTATGCAGTATGCCACCGAGTTCGGGATGTTTTTCGCCAGCCACTGCGAGGTGCCGGAGCTGGCCGGGCCGCGTGCCCTGAACGAAGGAGTGATGAGCTATCGGCTCGGCATCAAAGGCTCGCCGGCGTGCGCGGAGGAAATTATTATCGACCGCGACATCCGCCTGGCCCACGCAGCGGGCGCGCACGTGCACATCCAGCACGTGTCCAGCAAGCTCGGCATGGAAACCATTCGTTGGTGGAAATCCCGCGGCGATGTGAAGGTGACGGCCGAAGTGGCTCCGCACCACCTGCTATTCACCGACGAGCACATCGGCGACTACGACACGAACTACAAGATGAACCCACCGCTGCGCACGCAGGCCGATTGTGATGCCCTGCTCCAAGGGCTCATCGAAGGGGTCTTCGACCTGATTGCTACCGACCATGCGCCACATACGCCGTTCGAAAAAGCCCAGGATTTCATCAGTGCGCCTAATGGCATCACCGGCCTGGATACAGCTCTGGTGTCGCTCCATCACTTCTTCGTAGAGCCTGGAAAATTCGGGTGGGACCTGGTGGTAAAGCGCTACTCGGCGGAGCCCCGCCGCCTGATGGGCTTGCCGGTACCCACCATCGAAGTTGGCCAACAAGCCGAATGCGTCTTGTTCGATACCGAAGCGGAAACGACCTTCACGCGGGAGTTCATGAAATCCAAATCCCAGAACACGCCCTTCATCGACCAGACGTTGAAAGGCCGGGTAGACTTGGTGATTTTGGGTTCGGAAATCCTGCTGGAGCGCTAA
- the purE gene encoding 5-(carboxyamino)imidazole ribonucleotide mutase: MSTLLPSDTPSLSTDPGKPLIGVVMGSSSDWDTMQHAVQILTHFGVAHEARVVSAHRMPDDLFAYAEQAGPRGLQAIIAGAGGAAHLPGMLAAKTTVPVLGVPVASRHLQGVDSLHSIVQMPKGVPVATFAIGTAGAANAALFAVSLLALHDPGLAAKLQAFRAEQTEAARAMTLPV; encoded by the coding sequence ATGAGTACCCTTCTCCCATCCGACACCCCCAGCCTTAGCACCGACCCGGGCAAGCCACTGATCGGCGTGGTCATGGGTTCCAGCAGCGACTGGGATACCATGCAGCATGCCGTGCAGATTCTCACGCACTTTGGCGTGGCCCACGAAGCGCGCGTGGTGTCGGCCCACCGCATGCCCGACGACTTGTTTGCCTATGCCGAGCAAGCCGGCCCACGCGGCTTGCAGGCCATCATTGCCGGTGCTGGTGGGGCCGCTCACTTACCAGGTATGCTGGCCGCCAAAACCACCGTGCCCGTGCTGGGGGTGCCCGTGGCCAGTCGCCACTTACAGGGGGTTGACTCGCTGCACAGCATCGTGCAAATGCCCAAAGGGGTGCCCGTGGCCACGTTTGCCATTGGCACTGCCGGGGCCGCTAATGCCGCGCTGTTCGCCGTCAGCCTGCTGGCCCTGCACGACCCGGGCCTAGCGGCCAAGCTGCAGGCGTTCCGCGCCGAACAAACGGAAGCCGCTCGCGCCATGACGCTACCCGTATGA
- a CDS encoding SDR family oxidoreductase: MHSTPKIALVTGAAQGIGAGIAQRLAADGCLVIVLDQTAQAGHRTVAAIEQAGGQALAVGADVANEQAVAEAVEHITSEVGAPAIVVNNAGFARDGPLAAISVQDWDEVIAVHLRGSFLLTKACLPGMKAAGWGRIVNISSISAQGHRDRANYCAAKAGMHGFIKSLAVELGPYGITANVVAPGLVVTAMTEATARRKGLTLEAHLHQAIQQIPVNRAGTPADVAHAVAFFASEAAGFITGQVLFVAGMPVD; encoded by the coding sequence ATGCATTCAACCCCCAAAATAGCCCTCGTAACCGGCGCCGCCCAAGGCATTGGGGCGGGAATCGCGCAACGCCTCGCCGCTGATGGGTGCCTAGTGATTGTGCTGGACCAAACCGCGCAGGCGGGACACCGCACGGTCGCGGCCATCGAGCAGGCCGGCGGGCAAGCCCTGGCCGTGGGGGCCGACGTCGCGAACGAACAGGCCGTAGCCGAGGCAGTGGAGCATATTACTTCCGAGGTTGGCGCGCCGGCTATCGTAGTCAATAATGCCGGGTTTGCCCGCGACGGCCCCCTGGCGGCCATATCGGTCCAGGACTGGGATGAGGTCATCGCCGTACACTTGCGAGGCAGCTTTTTGCTGACGAAAGCGTGCCTGCCGGGCATGAAGGCCGCTGGCTGGGGCCGCATCGTCAACATATCCAGTATCTCGGCGCAGGGTCACCGGGACCGAGCCAACTACTGTGCGGCCAAAGCAGGAATGCACGGCTTCATTAAATCTCTGGCCGTCGAATTGGGACCCTATGGGATTACGGCCAACGTAGTGGCTCCCGGGCTCGTCGTCACGGCGATGACGGAAGCCACCGCCCGCCGGAAAGGCCTTACCCTGGAAGCCCACCTGCACCAGGCCATCCAGCAGATTCCCGTAAACCGGGCCGGCACCCCAGCCGACGTGGCGCATGCCGTCGCGTTTTTCGCATCGGAGGCCGCCGGGTTTATCACGGGACAGGTGCTATTCGTGGCCGGGATGCCCGTCGATTAA
- a CDS encoding GNAT family N-acetyltransferase, producing MTPSPSSAAVSAVPPPPITKAARVPAPLREVPIRRLSLDDLPACLRLAQDRSWPPEEQKWRFLFEVGQVYGLADPGGDLAATAVLTPYGPELAVVGMVLVAARYNRQGLGRRLMQHALAEAHGAPVALYATEAGRPLYESLGFRTLSTTTTHIGYFQPRPVAAGAGRVRPATPADSAAIFRLDAQVTGTNRQAVLDQLLLFAEYWWVLEHDGVIRGYAAAWRNIGQVVLGPVIAPDTAGAQQLVAAAGQALGPGERLRLEVDARVPNLLAWAPLHGLQPTFTTSLMVQGLRPCRGTGHSCSAPSCWLLIRAPITLRYRSSYVHFYRPGGHSRHAFNPQNSPRNRRRPRHWGGNRATPRR from the coding sequence ATGACACCTTCCCCCTCTAGTGCAGCAGTATCCGCTGTGCCCCCTCCCCCCATCACCAAGGCAGCACGTGTTCCAGCACCATTGCGGGAAGTACCCATTCGGCGCCTGTCGCTTGACGACCTGCCGGCTTGCCTGCGGCTAGCGCAAGACCGCAGCTGGCCGCCCGAAGAGCAGAAATGGCGTTTCCTGTTTGAAGTCGGGCAGGTATATGGCTTGGCGGACCCGGGAGGTGATCTGGCGGCCACCGCCGTACTAACTCCCTACGGCCCTGAGCTGGCCGTTGTCGGTATGGTCCTGGTCGCCGCGCGTTATAACCGACAGGGCCTGGGAAGGCGGCTGATGCAACACGCCCTGGCCGAAGCGCACGGAGCCCCCGTAGCGCTGTACGCGACTGAAGCCGGCCGGCCCCTGTACGAGAGCCTAGGCTTCCGAACACTAAGCACCACGACGACGCACATCGGCTACTTCCAGCCCCGGCCCGTGGCAGCGGGTGCTGGCCGGGTGCGGCCAGCAACCCCGGCAGACAGCGCCGCCATTTTCCGATTGGATGCGCAGGTTACTGGTACCAACCGGCAGGCCGTGCTCGACCAGCTGCTTTTGTTTGCTGAGTACTGGTGGGTACTGGAGCATGACGGGGTAATCAGGGGCTATGCAGCGGCTTGGCGCAACATCGGGCAGGTGGTGCTGGGTCCGGTCATAGCGCCCGACACGGCCGGGGCACAACAGCTGGTGGCCGCGGCAGGACAAGCTCTGGGTCCGGGAGAAAGGCTGCGCCTGGAAGTAGATGCCCGGGTACCGAACCTGTTGGCCTGGGCCCCACTACACGGGTTGCAACCGACATTTACCACCTCGCTCATGGTGCAGGGGCTGAGGCCTTGCCGGGGAACCGGGCACAGCTGTTCAGCCCCATCATGCTGGCTCTTGATTAGGGCCCCCATCACTCTGAGGTATCGTTCTTCCTACGTTCACTTTTACCGCCCCGGCGGCCATTCACGTCATGCATTCAACCCCCAAAATAGCCCTCGTAACCGGCGCCGCCCAAGGCATTGGGGCGGGAATCGCGCAACGCCTCGCCGCTGA
- a CDS encoding aminotransferase-like domain-containing protein, translating to MKAASPVTLPYATLIPLERHGPNSLSQQVTSGFIHLIQQGLLPAGAKLPGTRSLAGLLGLHRQTVVVAFDELVAQGWIEQLASKGARVSSSIPVIRPAALSAGTARRFAPRAGFAYEPVPPYPTTVRAPYVPLVLDAGSPDSRLAPLASLARKYRAVCLRASQRRGLGYADPNGSGALRQQLAQYLQGTRGLPAQVENVFVTRGSSMSLYLLLRLLLRPGDTVVVGERSYHGADYACAQQGARLERVRVDTHGLNLEEVEAVCRRQAVRLLYVTPHHHYPTTVMLAADRRVRLLQLAEQYDFIILEDDYDYDFHYDGAPILPLASADRHGRVLYLGSLSKVLAPAFRVGYVVAPPDIIEALGQLRRHIDHQGDAVLEQTIAELFAEGELGAHLKRARYHYQQRRDVFCTLLRQQAGSWLTFDAPAGGMAVWVRFGNEVHLNDLSARCRLLGLGIGDGRLFQAPTETRAHHLRLGFASLTPHELTHSVAVMQQALSTLYSS from the coding sequence ATGAAAGCTGCTAGTCCGGTTACATTGCCCTACGCGACGCTCATTCCGTTGGAGCGCCACGGCCCGAATAGCTTAAGCCAACAGGTGACTTCCGGGTTTATCCACCTCATTCAGCAGGGGCTGCTGCCGGCAGGGGCGAAACTGCCCGGTACCCGTTCCTTGGCCGGCTTGCTGGGGCTGCACCGACAGACCGTGGTCGTGGCCTTCGACGAACTCGTAGCCCAGGGGTGGATTGAGCAGCTGGCTTCGAAAGGCGCACGGGTCAGCAGCAGCATCCCGGTTATTCGGCCGGCGGCCCTGTCGGCGGGCACCGCGCGCCGATTTGCGCCGCGCGCGGGTTTCGCCTACGAACCGGTTCCCCCGTACCCCACCACGGTCCGGGCTCCGTACGTGCCGCTCGTGCTCGACGCCGGCTCGCCGGATAGTCGCTTAGCGCCGCTGGCTTCTCTGGCGCGCAAGTACCGCGCCGTGTGCCTGCGCGCCAGCCAGCGGCGAGGACTGGGCTACGCAGACCCCAACGGGAGCGGGGCCCTGCGGCAGCAGTTGGCGCAGTACCTCCAAGGGACGAGGGGCCTGCCCGCGCAGGTAGAAAATGTGTTCGTGACGCGCGGCAGCAGCATGTCCCTATACCTGCTGCTGCGCCTGTTGCTGCGGCCCGGTGACACGGTGGTAGTGGGAGAGCGTAGTTACCACGGGGCCGACTACGCCTGCGCCCAACAGGGGGCCCGTCTCGAACGTGTGCGCGTCGATACCCACGGCCTGAACTTGGAAGAGGTGGAGGCCGTGTGTCGGCGGCAGGCGGTGCGGCTGCTGTACGTGACGCCTCACCATCACTATCCGACGACCGTCATGCTAGCGGCCGACCGCCGGGTTCGGCTGCTGCAGTTGGCCGAGCAGTACGATTTCATTATCCTGGAGGATGACTACGACTACGACTTTCATTACGATGGTGCCCCCATCCTGCCGCTGGCCAGCGCCGACCGCCACGGGCGGGTGCTGTACCTGGGCTCCTTGAGCAAGGTGCTGGCGCCGGCTTTCCGGGTGGGCTACGTGGTGGCCCCGCCCGATATCATCGAAGCCCTGGGACAGCTACGCCGGCACATCGACCACCAAGGCGACGCGGTATTGGAGCAGACTATTGCCGAGCTGTTTGCCGAGGGAGAACTGGGGGCGCATCTGAAGCGGGCCCGTTACCACTACCAGCAGCGCCGGGATGTGTTCTGCACGCTGCTGCGCCAGCAGGCCGGTTCCTGGCTGACCTTTGATGCGCCCGCCGGGGGCATGGCTGTCTGGGTACGCTTTGGCAACGAGGTGCATTTAAACGACCTTTCCGCTCGTTGCCGGCTACTGGGTCTGGGTATCGGGGATGGCCGGCTTTTTCAAGCGCCGACCGAAACCCGCGCCCACCACTTGCGTCTGGGCTTTGCCTCGTTGACTCCTCACGAGCTGACCCACAGTGTGGCGGTGATGCAACAGGCACTGAGTACGCTTTACTCATCGTAA
- a CDS encoding DUF1294 domain-containing protein — protein sequence MNPPKPKPGTHELERATSRTMKILLSCLLFFNLLCFVLFALDKRKAQRGQRRIAEKTLHLATLPGAAPGAWAAILLLHHKNRKAAFWGVTLVLTLLQGAVLYFTLPYFQAHL from the coding sequence TTGAACCCACCCAAGCCGAAACCTGGGACACACGAATTAGAAAGAGCCACCTCCCGTACAATGAAGATACTCTTGAGTTGCCTGTTGTTTTTCAATCTACTGTGTTTCGTGCTGTTTGCCTTGGATAAACGTAAAGCCCAACGGGGCCAGCGCCGCATTGCTGAAAAAACGCTGCACCTAGCTACGCTACCTGGCGCGGCGCCCGGCGCGTGGGCAGCTATTTTGCTGCTCCACCATAAAAACCGCAAAGCTGCTTTCTGGGGTGTTACCCTGGTACTGACGCTGCTGCAAGGGGCAGTTCTCTATTTCACGTTACCCTATTTTCAGGCGCATTTGTAA